A window of Planktothrix sp. FACHB-1365 genomic DNA:
AAGATGGATATTGCTTAAATTTTAGAGAACAAGGGATACACTTTGACTTCACTCAGCCAATAATTTGAAAATATAGATGACAGTCTTTCATCTGGACTGAAAATAAAATGATAGTGTAGTTCTAGGAACTGTTCAATGCTGTCGTCCCTCTCATCAATTTGAAGAATCCTCCTTACCGGGAAAAAAAATGGTCAAACCTGACATTATTGTGATTGGTGCGTCGGCTGGGGGAGTAGAAACATTAACCCAACTGGTCAATTATCTACCCCGCGACTTCCCCGC
This region includes:
- a CDS encoding chemotaxis protein CheB, with product MVKPDIIVIGASAGGVETLTQLVNYLPRDFPAALFITLHFPSNSISVLPILFC